The following proteins are encoded in a genomic region of Vanessa tameamea isolate UH-Manoa-2023 chromosome 4, ilVanTame1 primary haplotype, whole genome shotgun sequence:
- the LOC135194741 gene encoding golgin subfamily A member 6-like protein 22, whose product MNQKDKNIKNNIYVNKIAVNTSEDKNEQEGNTLKDSKNVQEDHKVQEEQRLQDDQKVNEDKKAQEDQNIQEDQKVHEDQKIQEDQKIQDDQKVHEDQKIQEDQKIQDDQKVHEDQKIQDDQKIQEDQKVQDDQKIQDDQKIQEDQKVQDDQKVHEDQKIQEDQKIQDDQKVHEDQKIQEDQKIQDDQKIQEDQKIQDDQKIQDDQKVHEDQKIQDDQKVQEDQKIQEDQTVHEDIKAQEVQNVHEDQKIQEDQKVQEDRKIQEDQKIQDDQKVQEDQKGQEDQKLQEDQKLQVDQKVQEDQKGQEDQKLQEDQKLQVDQKVQEGQKGQEDQKLQEDQKLQVDQKVQEDQKLQEGQILLEDKIVQEDQRVQAIDKSEEVIVPEIKKAKTNICLKLLNKILKPFKGCLMRRKLQMEDLKTIPKKLQQPQIKKKTSEDQEWFMKEYEKHIGKIVPKPTDSLFLTWNGPPLKHCFCPYEECFCRADSVLKPGKIPWKLRCEWNNMYFCQMFCGYPKSKTLLDTKEFLNELKARSTNEENRYNKMACEYLPIESKPKYIIPEDDEISDIIEEEKPKEEPVPQVVVEKPKEEPLIQEPIKEEEDIPICNPYNCTGKDL is encoded by the exons ATGAATCAGAaagataagaatattaaaaataatatttatgttaataaaatagcaGTAAATACAAGTGAAGATAAAAATGAACAAGAAGGTAATACTTTAAAAGACAGTAAAAATGTACAAGAAGATCACAAGGTACAAGAAGAGCAAAGGCTACAAGATGATCAAAAGGTAAATGAAGATAAAAAGGCACAAGAAGATCAAAACATACAGGAAGATCAAAAGGTACATGAAGATCAAAAGATACAAGAAGATCAAAAGATACAAGATGATCAAAAGGTACATGAAGATCAAAAGATACAAGAAGATCAAAAGATACAAGATGATCAAAAGGTACATGAAGATCAAAAGATACAAGATGATCAAAAGATACAAGAAGATCAAAAGGTACAAGATGATCAAAAGATACAAGATGATCAAAAGATACAAGAAGATCAAAAGGTACAAGATGATCAAAAGGTACATGAAGATCAAAAGATACAAGAAGATCAAAAGATACAAGATGATCAAAAGGTACATGAAGATCAAAAGATACAAGAAGATCAAAAGATACAAGATGATCAAAAGATACAAGAAGATCAAAAGATACAAGATGATCAAAAGATACAAGATGATCAAAAGGTACATGAAGATCAAAAGATACAAGATGATCAAAAGGTACAAGAAGACCAAAAGATACAGGAAGATCAAACGGTACACGAAGATATAAAGGCACAAGAAGTTCAAAACGTACATGAAGATCAAAAGATACAAGAAGATCAAAAAGTACAAGAAGATCGAAAGATACAGGAAGATCAAAAGATACAAGATGATCAAAAGGTACAAGAAGATCAAAAAGGACAAGAAGATCAAAAGTTACAAGAAGATCAAAAGCTACAAGTAGATCAAAAGGTACAAGAAGATCAAAAAGGACAAGAAGATCAAAAGTTACAAGAAGATCAAAAGCTACAAGTAGATCAAAAGGTACAAGAAGGTCAAAAAGGACAAGAAGATCAAAAGTTACAAGAAGATCAAAAGCTACAAGTAGATCAAAAGGTACAAGAAGATCAAAAGCTACAAGAAGGTCAAATTCTACTAGAAGATAAAATAGTACAAGAAGATCAAAGGGTACAAGCAATAGATAAGAGTGAAGAGGTTATTGTTCCTGAAATTAAAAAGGCCAAAACCAATATATGTTTAAAgctattaaacaaaattctaaAGCCATTTAAAGGATGTTTGATGAGACGAAAGTTACAAATGGAAGATCTTAAAACTATACCAAAAAAATTACAGCagccacagataaaaaaaaaaacatccgaGGATCAAGAATGGTTCATGAAGGAATACGAAAAACACATTGGCAAGATT GTACCTAAGCCTACAGATTCATTATTTTTGACTTGGAACGGGCCACCTCTAAAGCACTGTTTTTGTCCTTATGAAGAATGTTTTTGCAGAGCAGACTCTGTTCTCAAGCCGGGTAAAATTCCATGGA AATTGCGTTGTGAATGGAACAATATGTACTTTTGTCAAATGTTCTGTGGTTATCCAAAAAGTAAAACACTTTTGGACACAAAAGAATTCCTTAATGAACTGAAAGCAAGGTCAACTAATGAAGAAAATCGATATAACAAAATGGCTTGTga GTATTTACCAATTGAAAGTAAACCTAAATACATAATTCCGGAAGATGATGAGATTTCCGATATAATTGAAGAAGAAAAGCCTAAAGAAGAACCCGTGCCCCAAGTTGTAGTTGAAAAGCCTAAAGAAGAACCTTTGATCCAAGAGCCAATAAAG gaAGAAGAGGACATTCCCATTTGCAACCCATACAATTGCACTGGTAAGGATTTATGA
- the LOC113395834 gene encoding putative uncharacterized protein DDB_G0268364 isoform X1, producing the protein MNMRWSFLIALLLLGVAFASEEEDDVPDAGVEEDDELALDEEETRNLRPRAYTQAAYSNTLPSGFRPTPSLAELAGYQRPQQEQQQQQQEYNVPTRPQVYVEEQRQQVRQPQRRPQEHRPTKQQLIEEEEEEEKEEPDRLSQLLQQSKFDCVNKNTGYYADQELNCEVFHYCQDNAKHSWICPDGFTFHQVHLICMPPTHDSICQKSAKYHFVNDYLYRPINEEEVQRKPNVSLKYSDRYYPSEVYRDDRFEQDEDEEAKEPRRAPAPQQQRPAARLQYQPQVFRSAEEVNIPLVQRRPQRPYDFEN; encoded by the exons ATGAATATGAG gTGGAGTTTCCTCATAGCGCTGCTGCTTCTAGGAGTAGCTTTCGCTTCTGAAGAAGAAGATGATGTACCTGACGCGGGAGTCGAAGAGGACGATGAACTAGCTCTGGATGAAGAG gaAACACGTAATCTCAGACCGCGTGCTTATACACAGGCTGCGTACTCCAATACTCTTCCTAGTGGTTTCCGCCCCACGCCATCTCTCGCTGAGCTGGCCGGCTATCAGCGTCCTCAACAGGAACAACAACAACAGCAACAGGAATACAACGTCCCTACAAGACCTCAAGTTTACGTTGAAGAGCAGAGACAACAAGTTAGACAACCACAAAGAAGG ccTCAAGAACATCGTCCAACAAAACAGCAGTTGATTGAAGAAGAAGAGGAAGAAGAGAAGGAAGAGCCAGATCGTCTATCGCAACTGTTGCAGCAGTCCAAATTCGATTGTGTTAATAAGAATACCGGATACTATGCTGATCAAGAGCTCAACTGTGAAGTCTTCCACTACTGCCAGGACAACGCCAAGCATTCCTGGATCTGTCCTGATGGTTTCACATTCCATCAA GTTCATTTAATCTGTATGCCGCCGACACACGACAGCATTTGCCAGAAATCCGCCAAGTACCACTTTGTCAACGATTACCTGTACAGACCCATTAATGAGGAAGAAGTACAAAGGAAGCCAAATGTATCCCTCAAGTACTCCGACCGGTATTACCCCTCTGAGGTATACAGGGATGACCGTTTCGAACAAGACGAAGATGAAGAGGCAA AGGAACCCCGTCGTGCTCCAGCTCCTCAGCAGCAGAGACCAGCGGCCAGACTTCAGTACCAGCCCCAAGTCTTCAGATCAGCTGAAGAAGTCAACATTCCTTTAGTTCAGAGGCGTCCTCAGCGCCCTTATGATTtcgaaaattaa
- the LOC113395834 gene encoding putative uncharacterized protein DDB_G0268364 isoform X2: protein MNMRWSFLIALLLLGVAFASEEEDDVPDAGVEEDDELALDEEETRNLRPRAYTQAAYSNTLPSGFRPTPSLAELAGYQRPQQEQQQQQQEYNVPTRPQVYVEEQRQQVRQPQRRPQEHRPTKQQLIEEEEEEEKEEPDRLSQLLQQSKFDCVNKNTGYYADQELNCEVFHYCQDNAKHSWICPDGFTFHQVHLICMPPTHDSICQKSAKYHFVNDYLYRPINEEEVQRKPNVSLKYSDRYYPSEVYRDDRFEQDEDEEEEEPRRAPAPQQQRPAARLQYQPQVFRSAEEVNIPLVQRRPQRPYDFEN from the exons ATGAATATGAG gTGGAGTTTCCTCATAGCGCTGCTGCTTCTAGGAGTAGCTTTCGCTTCTGAAGAAGAAGATGATGTACCTGACGCGGGAGTCGAAGAGGACGATGAACTAGCTCTGGATGAAGAG gaAACACGTAATCTCAGACCGCGTGCTTATACACAGGCTGCGTACTCCAATACTCTTCCTAGTGGTTTCCGCCCCACGCCATCTCTCGCTGAGCTGGCCGGCTATCAGCGTCCTCAACAGGAACAACAACAACAGCAACAGGAATACAACGTCCCTACAAGACCTCAAGTTTACGTTGAAGAGCAGAGACAACAAGTTAGACAACCACAAAGAAGG ccTCAAGAACATCGTCCAACAAAACAGCAGTTGATTGAAGAAGAAGAGGAAGAAGAGAAGGAAGAGCCAGATCGTCTATCGCAACTGTTGCAGCAGTCCAAATTCGATTGTGTTAATAAGAATACCGGATACTATGCTGATCAAGAGCTCAACTGTGAAGTCTTCCACTACTGCCAGGACAACGCCAAGCATTCCTGGATCTGTCCTGATGGTTTCACATTCCATCAA GTTCATTTAATCTGTATGCCGCCGACACACGACAGCATTTGCCAGAAATCCGCCAAGTACCACTTTGTCAACGATTACCTGTACAGACCCATTAATGAGGAAGAAGTACAAAGGAAGCCAAATGTATCCCTCAAGTACTCCGACCGGTATTACCCCTCTGAGGTATACAGGGATGACCGTTTCGAACAAGACGAAGATGAAGAG gaagAGGAACCCCGTCGTGCTCCAGCTCCTCAGCAGCAGAGACCAGCGGCCAGACTTCAGTACCAGCCCCAAGTCTTCAGATCAGCTGAAGAAGTCAACATTCCTTTAGTTCAGAGGCGTCCTCAGCGCCCTTATGATTtcgaaaattaa